In Hevea brasiliensis isolate MT/VB/25A 57/8 chromosome 13, ASM3005281v1, whole genome shotgun sequence, a single genomic region encodes these proteins:
- the LOC110632909 gene encoding F-box/LRR-repeat protein At3g26922: protein MEDPNHDSTATATSGATGTTTAAVNWDDLPEHLILHILSFLPTLDTITTSLVSKKWCPLWSLIPSLNFSYSDFPPYNTPSTTRQFFAEFIDRTLVCRSHSPLIKFRLEFIYEDRYGFHVDSWIRYAIKNGAQELVLDFFIDKSFHVEEPHSWDTYDFPFSTMRNGKVRALKLTRCDLTLPTNMSSMRLWSMKSICLDQIYLTDQMALDLISGCPNLEILELANCYGMDTLKVCSGKLKELELKYFIRNEIEVNLEIDCPNLISLSIVWFEVGNCCIKNLSSLVHFHTSIGHKRDEYYGYWNKIVRTLDQVPHIRSLAVQNWWFKLVPNEFFSEGFLLYNLKHLELQTGYTQYDLLGMAALLKLAPNIETMILDYLFKIDKDESLSEELLNKPIDLSMPSLKEVKMKQFTETENEAHFLSLLKKQGVVLEKIVIVPAKVGDMQCPPIVLRKRSKKIEVVE, encoded by the exons ATGGAAGATCCAAACCATGATTCCACCGCCACCGCTACCAGCGGCGCCACCGGCACAACAACCGCCGCTGTTAACTGGGACGATCTCCCTGAGCATCTCATCCTCCACATCCTTTCTTTCCTGCCCACCCTAGACACTATCACAACGAGTTTGGTCTCCAAAAAATGGTGCCCTCTCTGGTCATTAATTCCGTCCCTAAACTTCTCCTACTCTGATTTCCCTCCCTACAATACCCCCTCCACCACCCGCCAATTCTTCGCCGAATTCATTGACCGCACCCTCGTTTGCCGCTCCCATTCGCCTCTCATCAAATTCCGCCTCGAATTCATCTATGAAGATCGCTACGGTTTCCATGTCGATTCCTGGATTCGTTATGCGATCAAGAACGGAGCTCAAGAGCTCGTTCTTGATTTCTTCATCGATAAAAGTTTCCATGTCGAGGAACCCCATTCGTGGGATACTTACGATTTTCCCTTCTCCACTATGAGAAATGGGAAGGTTCGAGCCTTGAAGCTGACTCGATGTGATTTGACATTGCCAACTAACATGTCAAGCATGCGTCTTTGGTCGATGAAATCCATTTGTCTTGATCAAATTTATTTGACTGATCAGATGGCTTTGGATTTGATTAGTGGGTGTCCCAATCTCGAGATTTTGGAGCTTGCGAACTGTTATGGCATGGATACTTTGAAGGTTTGTTCTGGGAAATTGAAGGAGCTGGAGCTTAAGTACTTTATTCGTaacgaaattgaagtgaatttggAGATTGATTGTCCTAATCTTATTTCGTTAAGTATAGTTTGGTTCGAGGTTGGGAATTGCTGTATTAAGAATTTGTCTTCTTTGGTTCATTTTCATACTTCTATTGGGCATAAAAGGGACGAATACTATGGGTACTGGAATAAGATTGTGAGGACGCTTGATCAAGTACCTCATATCAGGAGTCTTGCGGTACAAAATTGGTGGTTTAAG TTGGTGCCAAATGAATTTTTTTCGGAAGGCTTTCTGTTATACAATCTCAAACATTTAGAGTTACAAACGGGATACACGCAATATGATCTTCTTGGGATGGCTGCATTGCTCAAGCTTGCTCCCAATATTGAGACAATGATCCTTGATTATCTTTTCAAGATTGACAAAGAT GAGAGTTTGTCAGAGGAACTCTTAAATAAACCAATTGATCTCAGCATGCCTAGTCTCAAGGAAGTGAAGATGAAACAATTTACTGAAACAGAAAATGAAGCTCATTTCTTGTCACTTCTAAAAAAACAAGGAGTGGTCTTAGAAAAGATAGTAATAGTTCCTGCAAAAGTGGGTGATATGCAATGTCCTCCAATAGTTCTGCGCAAAAGGTCAAAGAAGATTGAGGTCGTAGAATGA